One genomic window of Candidatus Trichorickettsia mobilis includes the following:
- a CDS encoding DapH/DapD/GlmU-related protein, with amino-acid sequence MSNTVFFIDTEYSNQMIASRPIKQYAVDNITNYLVATTISPHSIVLVKSNLIGLTDEIIDQFIKQKATQEILVGTLANVACIIGISGKLLSTFLPNSQSFDDAVNSESVYDLSPYPLTLLNNMTKIVAFEQEIQNKLRQSAIDKGVFLQDPATTYLAFDTEFGNKVLVEPNVYFGTNVKLHDHVHIRAFSYLEKVEIESGAKIGPFVRIRGDSRIGNNVKIGNFVEIKNSILDTASKAGHLSYIGDSIIGKNVNIGAGVVTCNYDGFKKHQTIIADDTFVGSNSSLIAPITIGTNSFIGAGSFINQNVPNNTFASGRSRQQMKPNRRK; translated from the coding sequence ATGAGTAATACAGTTTTTTTCATAGATACGGAATATAGCAATCAAATGATTGCGTCAAGACCAATAAAGCAATATGCTGTGGATAATATTACTAATTATTTAGTTGCTACCACAATATCTCCTCATAGTATAGTCCTTGTGAAATCTAACTTAATTGGGTTAACCGATGAAATTATTGATCAGTTCATAAAGCAAAAGGCCACACAGGAAATTCTAGTAGGAACATTAGCAAATGTTGCGTGTATAATCGGAATTAGCGGCAAATTACTAAGCACGTTCTTGCCTAATAGCCAATCTTTTGATGATGCCGTTAACAGTGAATCAGTCTATGATCTCAGCCCTTATCCTCTAACATTACTAAATAATATGACCAAAATTGTTGCGTTTGAACAGGAAATACAAAATAAATTACGACAAAGTGCGATTGATAAAGGAGTGTTCTTACAAGATCCGGCTACTACTTATCTAGCATTTGATACTGAATTTGGCAACAAGGTATTAGTTGAACCCAATGTTTATTTCGGTACTAACGTTAAGCTACATGATCATGTGCATATTAGAGCTTTCTCTTACCTAGAAAAAGTAGAAATAGAAAGTGGTGCAAAAATAGGACCTTTCGTTCGAATACGTGGTGACAGTAGGATTGGAAATAATGTTAAAATAGGTAATTTTGTTGAAATAAAAAATTCTATACTCGATACCGCAAGCAAAGCAGGCCACCTATCATATATTGGAGATAGCATCATTGGCAAGAATGTTAATATTGGTGCTGGTGTTGTTACCTGTAATTACGACGGTTTTAAGAAACACCAAACTATAATCGCAGACGATACGTTTGTCGGCTCAAACAGTTCATTAATTGCCCCAATAACTATCGGCACTAACTCGTTTATAGGAGCAGGTTCATTTATTAATCAGAATGTTCCGAATAACACTTTTGCAAGTGGCCGTAGCAGGCAACAGATGAAACCAAATCGGAGAAAATAA
- the glmM gene encoding phosphoglucosamine mutase — translation MQKKYFGTDGIRGRSNTNIITPEIMIKLAMATAVACDFSEKRPTKPTIVIGKDTRLSGYMLEFALTSGFISMGVNIVLVGPIPTPAISMLIRSLRADLGMMISASHNPYYDNGVKFFDSSGYKIDAALENKIEQLMSTDLSEYVAHYNDLGKAVKLEDARGRYIEHVKYSFPHIHKLDGIKIVVDCANGAAYDVAPKVFHELGAEVITCGINPNGFNINHQCGVLDSKELARKVVEHKADLGIALDGDADRILIIDENGQAIDGDQIIAALAGYLSTMDNGLKNNTVVTTIMSNMGLELYLSTIGISLVRTNVGDKHVVQKMRELGCNLGGEQSGHIIIGSNEATGDGIKVALQVLAMYKIAQNIPISQVLNKFTPVPQFTHNIYYDHKYYGQQNLICKDKIENITRLYQEIYAKEARIIIRKSGTEPIIRLMVESIDPALAKNLLSNIRIEVEKELKLD, via the coding sequence ATGCAAAAGAAATATTTTGGTACTGACGGAATCAGAGGTAGGAGTAATACTAACATCATTACTCCGGAAATCATGATTAAACTTGCGATGGCAACAGCTGTAGCTTGTGATTTTTCAGAAAAAAGACCAACTAAACCTACTATAGTCATTGGAAAAGACACCAGACTGTCAGGTTATATGCTAGAATTCGCCTTAACTTCCGGATTTATTTCAATGGGAGTTAACATAGTGTTGGTAGGACCGATCCCTACTCCAGCCATATCAATGTTGATCAGAAGTTTGCGAGCAGATTTAGGGATGATGATCTCAGCATCACATAACCCATATTATGATAATGGAGTTAAGTTCTTTGACTCATCTGGTTATAAAATAGATGCAGCATTAGAAAATAAGATCGAACAACTAATGTCTACTGATTTATCAGAGTATGTGGCGCATTATAATGATTTGGGCAAGGCGGTAAAACTAGAAGATGCACGTGGTCGTTATATCGAGCACGTGAAATATTCATTTCCACATATTCATAAGTTAGATGGTATTAAGATAGTAGTTGATTGCGCCAATGGAGCTGCTTATGATGTCGCTCCCAAAGTATTTCATGAACTTGGAGCGGAAGTAATTACTTGTGGCATTAACCCCAATGGCTTTAACATAAATCACCAATGTGGTGTTTTGGATTCAAAAGAGCTGGCTAGAAAGGTAGTAGAGCATAAGGCAGATTTAGGCATTGCGTTGGATGGAGATGCTGACCGGATTTTAATAATCGATGAGAATGGACAAGCTATAGATGGGGATCAGATCATTGCAGCGCTTGCCGGTTATTTATCGACTATGGATAATGGGTTAAAAAATAATACGGTGGTGACCACAATTATGTCAAATATGGGGCTTGAGCTGTATTTAAGCACCATTGGTATTAGTCTTGTGCGAACAAATGTTGGAGATAAGCATGTAGTTCAAAAAATGCGTGAACTTGGGTGCAATTTAGGTGGTGAACAATCTGGTCATATTATCATTGGTTCAAACGAAGCTACAGGTGATGGTATTAAGGTAGCTCTGCAAGTGCTAGCAATGTATAAAATTGCGCAAAATATTCCAATTAGTCAGGTTCTCAATAAATTCACTCCGGTACCTCAATTTACTCATAATATATATTATGATCATAAATATTATGGACAACAAAATCTTATTTGCAAAGACAAGATAGAGAATATCACCAGATTGTACCAAGAAATTTACGCCAAAGAAGCCAGGATTATAATACGTAAATCTGGCACTGAACCAATTATCCGCTTAATGGTTGAAAGCATCGATCCAGCGCTTGCAAAAAATCTATTATCAAATATCCGAATTGAAGTTGAGAAAGAATTAAAGCTTGATTAG
- a CDS encoding mechanosensitive ion channel family protein, whose protein sequence is MAIALVLGGLKYSRYFSKYVKDCIKSKINADKDAANAIEKLILYIALCVYAVTILEIAHVPLKTFAFIGGALAIGIGLGAQSIIGNFISSLIIMIERPLKIGDIVEMEGVLGTVTSVGARCVVLNTFSNVEVLVPNSKLMQNSLVNWTLTDSSIKHQVEISTPKTSEFNYQEFIKTLKTVIDSLEFAHQHTDETEIYLTKIDSHQFTFLINFYCNIAQFQNPEYVKGTLNIALLEHLKDYEFTVIYPKIVELKPLSDKSDKTPGD, encoded by the coding sequence ATGGCAATAGCTCTTGTTCTGGGCGGACTTAAATATTCTAGATATTTTTCAAAATATGTAAAAGATTGTATAAAATCTAAAATTAATGCCGATAAAGATGCAGCCAATGCTATTGAGAAACTTATACTATACATAGCATTATGCGTTTATGCCGTAACAATTTTAGAAATTGCCCATGTTCCACTCAAGACTTTTGCATTTATAGGCGGTGCACTTGCAATAGGTATTGGTCTCGGTGCCCAATCAATAATCGGCAACTTTATCAGCAGCTTGATCATCATGATCGAGCGGCCTTTGAAAATAGGAGATATAGTTGAAATGGAAGGAGTGCTTGGTACTGTGACTTCAGTAGGAGCACGCTGTGTTGTACTAAATACATTTTCCAACGTTGAAGTATTAGTGCCAAACAGTAAGCTTATGCAAAACAGTCTAGTAAATTGGACATTAACTGATAGTTCAATAAAGCATCAAGTAGAGATTTCTACTCCAAAAACAAGTGAATTTAATTATCAAGAATTTATCAAAACTCTTAAAACAGTAATAGATAGCTTAGAATTTGCTCATCAACACACTGATGAGACAGAAATATATCTTACCAAAATAGATAGTCACCAATTTACATTCTTAATTAATTTTTATTGCAATATAGCGCAATTTCAGAATCCAGAATATGTAAAGGGAACGCTAAATATAGCTTTATTAGAACATCTCAAAGATTACGAATTTACCGTTATCTACCCAAAAATTGTAGAATTAAAACCTTTGTCTGACAAAAGCGATAAAACTCCAGGAGACTAA
- a CDS encoding IS5 family transposase (programmed frameshift): MRYKNLSILSEEHFRRLTGVRNSTFEKMVGILKTEKQINRRYQGGRRASLSMEDSLLMTLEYLREYRTYFHIAKNYGVSESSAFKTIRFVEDTLIKHPDFALPGKKALVKSGMEYELVLIDATESPIERPPKKQKYYYSGKKKRHTLKTQIVVDKKSKRVICTSFSNGKRHDFKLFKESRTHILPEVKVITDTGYQGLQKIHTNSELPKKKSKKNALTKEDKKNNRSLASDRVLNENVIGMLKRFKIIADKYRNRRKRFGLRFNLIAGLYNWDLGK, encoded by the exons ATGAGATATAAAAATTTAAGCATTTTATCGGAAGAGCATTTTAGAAGATTAACTGGGGTAAGAAATAGTACATTCGAAAAGATGGTAGGGATTTTAAAGACAGAGAAACAAATAAATAGGAGGTACCAAGGTGGCAGAAGAGCTAGTCTTAGTATGGAAGACAGCCTATTAATGACACTTGAATATTTAAGGGAATACCGTACCTATTTTCATATAGCTAAGAATTATGGGGTTAGCGAAAGCAGTGCATTTAAAACAATTCGTTTTGTTGAAGACACTCTAATAAAACATCCGGATTTTGCTCTTCCAGGTAAGAAGGCTCTAGTTAAAAGCGGTATGGAGTATGAATTAGTTTTAATAGATGCTACAGAAAGCCCTATAGAGCGACCCC CAAAAAAACAGAAATACTATTACTCAGGTAAAAAGAAAAGACATACGTTAAAGACTCAAATAGTAGTAGATAAGAAAAGCAAACGAGTCATATGCACTTCTTTTTCCAATGGTAAGCGTCATGATTTTAAATTATTTAAAGAATCAAGAACCCATATACTGCCTGAGGTTAAAGTGATTACTGATACTGGTTATCAAGGCTTACAGAAGATTCATACAAATTCTGAGCTACCAAAGAAAAAGAGTAAAAAGAATGCTTTAACCAAAGAAGATAAGAAAAATAATAGAAGTTTAGCAAGTGACAGAGTATTAAATGAAAATGTTATAGGTATGTTAAAGCGTTTTAAAATAATTGCTGATAAATATCGAAATAGACGCAAAAGATTTGGTCTTAGGTTCAATTTAATTGCTGGTTTATATAATTGGGATCTTGGTAAATGA
- a CDS encoding LptF/LptG family permease: MFNYRTLSFYIFQLYYRSFGIISSILVGMLLLSNAFDILQRFKSTYIPSPLFWRLMLYKIPYFINEISVLISFIAMLFFLRRITKHNELVIILCNGIPLWRLLLIPVMATFLLGIFIITVINPLGIYGLMKYEQVETKLTKKKYNNLTISQFGIFFFEEYDNSNRIIQTKSLNPTTHEMHDVIMLFVDDKNRFIKRIDTPRVKLDNNVFQLTEPKVITDNTTETYANLVIPTSLSMNSLINSFIAPEMISFWELPTVINTLLKAGLPVVNYQLHYYKQLFKPLMMAATAILSCCFLSLRTRDNSHKRMVINGVLLGFTAYVAMEIILRILAYNGLKPLLAVLLPICLVIFIGSFIILHLYEA; encoded by the coding sequence ATGTTCAATTATAGAACGCTATCTTTCTATATTTTCCAATTATATTATAGGTCATTTGGTATAATCAGTAGTATTTTGGTAGGTATGTTACTGTTATCAAATGCTTTTGATATACTCCAAAGATTTAAATCAACTTACATACCATCTCCATTATTTTGGCGATTAATGCTATATAAAATACCTTACTTTATCAATGAGATCTCAGTATTAATAAGTTTTATTGCTATGCTTTTCTTTTTAAGAAGGATAACTAAACACAATGAATTAGTAATTATTTTGTGTAATGGTATACCGTTATGGCGGTTGCTGTTGATTCCAGTGATGGCAACGTTTTTATTAGGTATATTCATTATAACAGTAATAAATCCGTTGGGAATATATGGACTCATGAAATACGAGCAGGTAGAAACAAAATTGACTAAGAAAAAATATAATAATCTCACTATCTCACAATTTGGTATTTTCTTTTTTGAAGAATATGATAATTCCAATCGAATTATTCAAACTAAATCACTTAACCCAACAACTCATGAAATGCATGATGTAATAATGTTATTTGTCGATGATAAAAATCGTTTTATTAAAAGAATAGACACTCCTCGTGTTAAATTAGATAATAATGTATTCCAATTAACGGAACCAAAAGTAATTACCGATAATACCACTGAAACTTATGCAAATCTTGTAATTCCAACAAGCTTATCGATGAATAGCTTAATCAATAGTTTTATCGCTCCTGAAATGATCTCATTTTGGGAATTGCCAACAGTAATTAACACTTTGTTGAAGGCGGGATTGCCAGTTGTTAATTATCAATTACATTATTATAAACAATTATTTAAGCCATTAATGATGGCAGCTACTGCAATTTTATCATGTTGCTTCCTGAGTTTGAGAACACGAGATAATTCTCATAAAAGAATGGTGATAAATGGGGTTTTGCTGGGTTTTACAGCTTATGTTGCGATGGAAATTATATTACGAATATTGGCTTATAATGGGCTTAAGCCTCTTCTTGCTGTATTATTGCCTATTTGTTTAGTGATATTTATTGGGAGCTTTATTATTTTACATTTATACGAAGCTTGA
- a CDS encoding rod shape-determining protein — protein sequence MFLKLRGLFSSDMAIDLGTANTLVYVKGKGIVLNEPSVVALIKKDGTFKPYAFGNEAKMMLGRTPADIEAKRPLKDGVIADFKGAEEMLKYFIRTIHNRRAFTGPMIIICVPSGSTPVERRAIQEAAEAAGAREVFLVEEPMAAAIGAGLPVTDPTGSMVVDIGGGTTEVAVVSLGGIVYARSVRVGGDKMDESIISYIRRHYNLLIGDATAERIKKHIGTAYVNPELEQKSMEIKGRDLINGIPKEMTLNSQQIAESLVEPISQIIEAVKMALECTPPELSSDIADKGIILTGGGALLHNLDHVLTEATKLPVFVADQPLFCVALGTGRVLEEFSKFKHVLFKQE from the coding sequence ATGTTTTTAAAATTACGAGGTCTTTTTTCGTCTGATATGGCAATAGATCTTGGTACTGCTAATACTTTAGTATATGTCAAAGGTAAAGGCATAGTGCTAAACGAGCCATCGGTAGTGGCGTTAATTAAAAAGGATGGTACTTTTAAACCATATGCCTTTGGTAATGAAGCAAAAATGATGTTAGGTCGTACTCCTGCTGATATTGAAGCTAAACGCCCACTCAAAGATGGGGTGATAGCTGATTTTAAGGGTGCAGAAGAGATGTTAAAGTATTTTATTAGAACTATACATAACAGAAGAGCTTTTACTGGCCCAATGATTATTATTTGTGTGCCGTCTGGATCTACTCCAGTCGAGCGTAGGGCGATCCAGGAAGCTGCTGAAGCTGCTGGGGCACGAGAGGTATTTTTGGTTGAAGAACCTATGGCGGCAGCTATTGGTGCTGGTTTGCCGGTAACTGATCCTACTGGTTCAATGGTGGTAGATATCGGTGGTGGTACCACAGAAGTGGCGGTGGTATCCTTAGGTGGTATAGTATATGCAAGATCAGTGCGTGTTGGTGGTGATAAAATGGATGAATCCATTATTTCATATATTAGAAGGCACTATAATCTATTAATTGGTGATGCCACGGCAGAAAGGATAAAAAAACATATTGGTACAGCATATGTTAATCCTGAATTAGAACAAAAAAGTATGGAAATTAAGGGGCGTGACTTAATTAATGGCATACCTAAAGAAATGACATTAAATTCTCAGCAAATAGCAGAAAGTTTAGTTGAGCCTATCAGTCAGATTATAGAAGCAGTAAAAATGGCGTTAGAATGCACACCACCTGAATTATCTTCTGATATTGCCGATAAAGGTATCATCCTAACTGGGGGAGGAGCATTATTGCACAATTTGGATCATGTGTTAACGGAGGCAACAAAACTACCTGTGTTTGTAGCAGACCAGCCTTTGTTTTGTGTGGCACTTGGTACTGGGAGAGTGCTTGAAGAATTTTCTAAATTTAAGCATGTATTATTTAAACAAGAATAA
- the mreC gene encoding rod shape-determining protein MreC: protein MAILANRTRSTNNLFEFVQFGIMMIKRLNIIIFIVLSIHLLYFAETKSLSNIALEATGRCISVSLMLYEQVINQINTITSKIKYLNDIESENIELKLEIARLKTQQSDMQSIRIENVILRKLLSVVKDIEYPYTTARLLTVSLTPFSHTAVVGAGRSHGIELDQIVTNGEWLIGRVVDVSDNYAKVILISDADSRIPVVSSISRERGILAGSNGRINMVYLQNNHIIQKDEKVVTSGDGAVYPPGIVVAKIAAIKQGRVMVESAVNLQKTDFVTIYSRRSKGELLLQSSGGDANPILKE from the coding sequence ATGGCAATACTTGCAAACAGAACTAGGTCTACAAATAATTTATTTGAGTTTGTTCAATTTGGTATAATGATGATAAAACGTCTTAATATCATAATATTTATTGTTTTATCAATACATTTGTTATATTTTGCTGAAACCAAAAGTTTATCTAATATTGCGTTAGAAGCTACTGGGCGTTGTATATCGGTTAGTCTAATGTTATATGAGCAGGTGATAAATCAAATTAATACAATTACAAGTAAGATAAAATACTTAAATGATATTGAATCAGAAAACATAGAATTAAAATTGGAGATTGCTAGGCTAAAGACACAACAAAGTGACATGCAATCAATACGAATTGAAAATGTGATATTAAGAAAGTTGCTCTCAGTTGTAAAAGATATTGAATATCCCTACACTACAGCTAGGTTACTTACTGTATCACTTACTCCGTTTAGTCATACAGCAGTGGTAGGAGCGGGGCGGAGTCATGGTATAGAGCTTGATCAGATAGTCACAAATGGGGAGTGGTTGATTGGTAGAGTTGTGGATGTGAGTGATAATTATGCAAAAGTAATATTAATAAGTGATGCTGATTCAAGAATTCCAGTAGTTAGCTCAATCTCAAGAGAGAGAGGTATCTTAGCTGGAAGTAACGGTCGAATTAATATGGTATATCTACAAAATAATCATATTATTCAAAAAGATGAAAAGGTAGTGACATCTGGTGATGGAGCTGTCTACCCACCAGGAATTGTGGTGGCTAAAATAGCTGCGATAAAACAAGGAAGGGTTATGGTAGAATCAGCGGTGAATTTACAGAAAACTGATTTTGTTACAATATATTCTAGGCGCTCTAAAGGTGAGCTTCTATTACAATCTTCTGGTGGTGATGCCAATCCAATTTTAAAGGAGTAA